In Esox lucius isolate fEsoLuc1 chromosome 6, fEsoLuc1.pri, whole genome shotgun sequence, the following proteins share a genomic window:
- the stox1 gene encoding storkhead-box protein 1, producing MSQQQRVVQLSTASLALVFGRDEESSNATSGGKYNANTANGQDIFTDFKAQNLRSFWNKRLVKAVAEVYFQGWMENLVLFVQGNANNLEVLREAWMRRALRSPKGFVIKAVGDLSPVQMSPVPQSQFIPLAEVLCSVISDMNSSNITVNQEALISHMTKAHPGMTIPTQDILYNALGSLIKERKIYHTGEGYFIVTPQTYFITNSLVREKSWWTSGSGDNELPTPPPITYLLSNDTLESHPQPPLVAHCKSCSCFAPAQAVAGAAPTASVAAVVPLSVPDQHSVSVSISECTGKSLKWPRDHKPHVQHQSTSTVADCQASEVSKATTAASATTNRKDKDGKERPARRFGLSLFRRNGGKKDKVKKEYARFSGQFPPEEWPVRDEEDLNNLPRDLEHAIIRRINPELTVDNLTRHTVLMKKLEQRGGERGMETERRGERGMETETERRGERGMETERRGERGMERERGFDKGDKLDRGDKGVDKGISTEILKSSKPKQNHSSRSGLGAGGRKSTSKASRSKRRTHSSREKMRDRLKTKAPMCVDVEPNRDDLVPSRLRPEFSVDEPDHREEPGGVEGKTLYKKRIDNPFEGLPPGKDAATTQSLAPTMTHKEHRRREGKEAKGGREGKTLGGGRREGVGHRSKSWDPHKARKVAADTEHAGKSLTAEDRSCDRLDEREFTTDRGPLPPSDPKSPRELALDYSPSYPQTSTLRIDDKVRNHREGQNRGRERLEGGKEREGKHRSTQQLECGSPTDRRASAVLNQTLGSNTNLHDPVPGHPYNPAGPWPKTAVLRRHSFKHTDTPGDLTQRPDLLSSHQQACGDASKQLGCSREPRSPGQGDSDGLMVESNGLATESDEFTEDDHRLYQGAEDEDEDACSSLYLSDDGASDNREAYQTRLSHYHASRSLHHDPKTTYQDTHFDHQRNPANHHVQHHSPYHEPRPNSPDPHSHKGDWDSAYPEDHSAPNHQHPPLSPHRQEERWVRVNTSTLNHRSHPSPGIQGNLCPRRGAPVLGEQQQDASLSLEALEVLDAPETADSSIFDYCQTSEVESDAETLHKSADEGEGGSSHWECRVEEEEEEEEEEEEGGFETLVGRGGPQSSGASLGVPTGTGGVKIMREMGESQSNTGDSGIDSPRTHMSLAANNTVIREGLKSRGFLQNLEKLHSKSSAMRPQSSLLQLTPVINV from the exons GTGACCTGTCTCCAGTGCAGATGTCTCCAGTGCCTCAGTCTCAGTTCATCCCACTAGCCGAGGTCCTCTGCTCTGTCATCTCTGACATGAACTCGTCCAACATCACTGTCAACCAAGAAGCCCTCATCAGTCACATGACCAAGGCTCATCCAG GCATGACCATCCCCACTCAGGACATCCTATATAATGCCCTGGGCTCGCTGATCAAAGAGAGGAAGATCTACCACACAGGGGAGGGCTACTTCATTGTGACCCCACAGACGTACTTCATCACCAACAGCCTGGTGAGAGAGAAAAGCTGGTGGACCTCGGGGTCTGGAGACAACGAGCTGCCCACACCTCCCCCCATCACCTACCTGCTGAGCAACGACACCCTGGAGAGCCACCCGCAGCCCCCCCTGGTGGCCCATTGCAAGTCCTGCAGCTGCTTTGCCCCTGCCCAGGCTGTGGCCGGCGCTGCTCCTACAGCCAGTGTGGCCGCCGTGGTTCCCCTGTCCGTCCCGGACCAGCACTCTGTCTCCGTGTCGATTAGCGAGTGCACCGGCAAGAGTCTGAAATGGCCTCGGGACCACAAACCTCACGTCCAGCACCAGTCCACCTCCACGGTGGCAGACTGCCAGGCCAGTGAGGTCAGTAAGGCCACCACGGCTGCCAGCGCCACCACCAACCGCAAGGACAAAGACGGCAAAGAGAGACCGGCCAGGAGGTTTGGCCTCAGCCTCTTCAGGAGGAACGGGGGAAAGAAAGACAAGGTGAAGAAAGAGTATGCCCGGTTCTCTGGTCAGTTCCCCCCGGAGGAGTGGCCGGTGAGGGACGAGGAGGATCTGAACAATCTTCCCAGGGACCTGGAGCACGCCATCATCCGACGGATCAACCCTGAGCTGACTGTGGACAACCTGACACGCCACACTGTACTGATGAAGAAACTGGAgcagagaggtggggagagagggatggaaacagaaagaagaggggagagagggatggaaaca gaaacagaaagaagaggggagagagggatggaaacagaaagaagaggggagagagggatggaaagggagagaggttTTGATAAGGGGGACAAGTTAGACAGAGGGGACAAAGGTGTGGACAAGGGCATATCCACGGAGATCCTAAAAAGCTCCAAGCCCAAACAAAACCACTCGTCCCGGTCCGGCCTTGGGGCTGGGGGCAGGAAATCTACCTCCAAGGCTTCTCGCAGCAAGAGAAGGACCCATTCCTCCAGGGAGAAAATGAGAGACCGGCTGAAGACTAAAGCCCcaatgtgtgtggatgtggagcCTAACAGGGACGACCTGGTGCCCTCTCGCCTCAGACCAGAGTTTTCTGTGGATGAACCGGACCACAGAGAGGAGCCAGGAGGCGTGGAGGGGAAAACCCTCTATAAGAAACGCATCGACAACCCCTTTGAAGGACTACCACCAGGGAAAGATGCAGCCACAACCCAGTCTCTGGCCCCTACCATGACCCACAAAGAGCAccgaaggagagaggggaaggaagcgaaaggggggagagaggggaagacttTGGGGGGAGGGAGGCGAGAAGGTGTGGGACACCGCTCAAAGTCCTGGGACCCGCACAAAGCCAGAAAGGTAGCTGCTGACACggagcatgctgggaaatcTCTCACAGCAGAAGACAGGTCTTGTGACCGTCTCGACGAGAGGGAATTCACCACCGACAGGGGCCCCCTGCCCCCATCTGACCCCAAATCCCCCAGAGAATTAGCCCTGGACTACAGCCCGTCCTACCCACAGACCAGTACCCTCAGGATAGACGACAAGGTTAGAAATCACAGGGAGGGACAGAACAGAGGTAGGGAGCggttggagggagggaaggagagagaggggaagcaTAGAAGCACCCAGCAATTAGAGTGTGGCAGTCCAACGGACCGAAGGGCCTCAGCAGTTCTAAACCAAACACTGGGTTCGAATACCAACCTCCATGACCCAGTCCCTGGCCACCCGTACAACCCGGCAGGGCCCTGGCCAAAGACGGCTGTGCTTCGCCGGCACTccttcaaacacacagacacaccgggGGACCTGACCCAGCGGCCTGACCTGCTCTCCTCACACCAGCAGGCCTGCGGTGACGCCTCCAAGCAGCTGGGCTGCAGTAGGGAGCCCAGGAGCCCGGGTCAGGGGGACAGCGATGGACTGATGGTGGAGAGTAACGGCTTGGCGACGGAGAGCGATGAGTTCACAGAAGACGATCACAGACTTTACCAGGGAGCAGAGGACGAGGACGAGGACGCCTGCAGTTCTCTGTACCTGAGTGACGATGGAGCGTCTGACAACAGAGAGGCCTATCAAACACGCCTGTCCCACTATCACGCCTCTCGGTCGCTCCACCACGACCCCAAGACCACGTACCAAGACACTCACTTTGACCACCAACGTAACCCTGCCAACCACCACGTCCAGCATCACTCCCCTTACCACGAGCCCCGACCCAACAGCCCCGATCCCCATTCCCACAAAGGAGACTGGGATAGTGCTTACCCGGAGGATCACTCTGCCCCCAACCACCAGCACCCCCCTCTGTCCCCCCACAGACAAGAGGAGAGGTGGGTCAGAGTGAACACCTCTACCCTAAACCACCGTAGCCACCCATCCCCAGGGATCCAAGGTAATCTCTGCCCTAGGCGAGGAGCACCGGTCCTGGGTGAGCAACAGCAGGATGCCAGCCTCTCCCTTGAAGCCCTGGAGGTTCTGGATGCTCCCGAGACGGCAGACAGCAGCATCTTTGACTACTGCCAGACCAGCGAGGTGGAGTCGGACGCTGAGACCCTCCATAAGTCCGCAGACGAGGGCGAAGGTGGTTCGTCTCACTGGGAGtgcagagtggaggaggaggaggaggaggaggaggaggaggaggaggggggcttCGAGACCCTGGTGGGGAGAGGAGGCCCTCAGAGCTCAGGCGCCAGTCTGGGTGTGCCCACTGGAACCGGAGGGGTGAAGATAATGAGGGAGATGGGTGAGAGTCAGAGCAACACAGGAGACAGCGGAATCGACTCGCCACG GACCCATATGAGTCTGGCAGCCAACAACACAGTGATCCGGGAGGGTCTAAAGAGCAGAGGCTTCCTACAGAACCTGGAGAAACTGCACTCTAAGAGCTCTGCCATGAGACCACAGAGCTCTCTACTACAGCTCACACCAGTTATAAACGTATGA